The Microcebus murinus isolate Inina chromosome 1, M.murinus_Inina_mat1.0, whole genome shotgun sequence genome includes a region encoding these proteins:
- the LOC105879447 gene encoding small ribosomal subunit protein eS6-like has protein sequence MNISFPATGCQKLIEVDDEPKLRTFYEKRMATEVAADALGEEWKGYVVRISGGNDKQGFPMKQGVLTHGRVHLLLSKGHSCYRPRRTGKRKRKSVRGCIVDANLSVLNLVIVKKGEKDILGLTDTTVPRRLGPKRASRIRKLFNLSKEDDVRQYVVRKPLNKEGKKPRTKAPKIQRPVTPRVLQHKRRRIALKKQRTKKNKEEAAEYAKLLAKRMKEAKEKRQEQIAKRQT, from the coding sequence ATGAATATCTCCTTCCCAGCCACTGGCTGCCAGAAACTCATTGAAGTGGACGATGAACCCAAACTTCGTACTTTCTATGAGAAGCGTATGGCCACGGAAGTTGCTGCCGACGCTCTGGGTGAAGAATGGAAGGGTTATGTGGTCCGAATCAGTGGTGGGAACGACAAGCAAGGTTTCCCCATGAAGCAGGGTGTCTTGACCCATGGCCGTGTTCACCTGCTACTGAGTAAGGGGCATTCATGTTACAGACCAAggagaactggaaaaagaaagcGCAAATCTGTTCGTGGTTGTATTGTGGATGCCAACCTGAGTGTTCTCAACTTGGTTATtgtaaaaaaaggagagaaggatatCCTTGGACTGACTGATACTACAGTACCTCGTCGTCTGGGGCCCAAAAGAGCTAGCAGAATCCGCAAACTCTTCAATCTGTCTAAAGAAGATGATGTTCGCCagtatgttgtgaggaagcccttaaataaagaaggtaagaaaCCTAGGACCAAAGCACCCAAGATTCAGCGACCTGTCACTCCACGTGTCCTGCAACATAAACGCCGGCGTATTGCTCTGAAGAAGCAGCgcactaagaaaaataaggaagaggctgcagaataTGCTAAACTTTTGGCTAAGAGAATGAAGGAGGCCAAAGAAAAGCGCCAGGAACAGATTGCCAAGAGACAGACGTAG